Proteins from a single region of Pseudomonas quebecensis:
- a CDS encoding nuclear transport factor 2 family protein, translating to MSTQEVLQAAADLVAAFARNDRAAYFGAFTADASFVFHTLTQPLLSRDAYQSLWDSWRRDDGFEVLSCTSSNAHVSLHGDVAIFMHDVATALRMHGEQCFSQERETIVFIRQGSGTQQEQGLWLACHEHLSAMPEGLPPP from the coding sequence ATGAGCACGCAGGAGGTGCTGCAAGCGGCCGCCGACCTGGTGGCAGCCTTCGCCCGCAATGACCGCGCCGCTTACTTCGGCGCGTTCACGGCCGATGCCAGCTTTGTGTTCCACACCCTCACCCAGCCGCTGCTGAGTCGCGACGCCTACCAGTCGTTGTGGGACAGCTGGCGCAGGGACGATGGATTCGAGGTGCTGTCCTGCACGTCGAGTAACGCCCACGTCAGCCTGCACGGGGATGTGGCGATTTTCATGCATGACGTGGCCACCGCGTTGCGCATGCACGGGGAGCAATGCTTCAGCCAGGAACGCGAGACCATTGTGTTTATTCGACAAGGGTCTGGCACACAACAAGAACAAGGCCTGTGGCTGGCCTGTCACGAACATTTGTCCGCTATGCCGGAAGGGCTGCCGCCCCCTTAG
- a CDS encoding FAD-dependent oxidoreductase produces MTLSCVPPVVASLIATLDTVLHIAPVSRRWRAEAPGNVVFLPPTIPQQTLLLQIALLRPSTLIVADQVIDADLIERWRVAHPFGDLCLIRRGTSLDKVRLDLCEANHIRVINTPGVNAPHVAAYVAHWLTLSNDTMPLDICVLGYGNVGKELVKLLLKQDSDARIRVLERKSRILNNRGSAQLDNRVSFFDDWHEAMKGAHAVAICLSLNEESAHRIDQTLIQCLHSDARLICVAKPDVFSSEALRALAVTDDVQLILDYGPATLEAFRIRAKELDCAIATWRRPPMLTTHAATTENCNCDLDYAVSVQLSLTALRGLVRRKLTQPLTIPSQPANAGAPQVSIIGRGINGLLQAVMLRLANYRVVVYGGNSQNDGASHKLVNMRHMSATETMAKPLHNDYLFPINQYLTVECNRAGIELFEKLLVDNPSLAPFTRSKIVRAYTDNISDVDAAIGEQRDIENRPWPSGKPGSELKALTQQTFSAEFGVPGVDQAVEVSGYDLEFIQLMAEIEVLLRRAGVQFRSRHLSAVEIAQLSREHIVVTAMGIEEQAVLPIIGWFFKLRAMANEGASIRGLKLQYELPIGVMNCRLDEDCILISGGQVPPGSSPEYKEQILAACLAAVSRHFPTSYRMAVETGDLHVIECARPGTQDGLSIVYYCAHNRIAAGGTYAAGTTQGLLWAALVQEIIQAKAPMVLAMNAH; encoded by the coding sequence ATGACCCTCTCTTGTGTGCCGCCCGTCGTCGCCTCACTGATCGCCACCCTAGACACAGTCTTACACATCGCTCCGGTGTCGAGACGCTGGCGGGCCGAGGCTCCCGGCAATGTCGTGTTTCTTCCCCCAACCATCCCCCAACAAACGCTGCTGTTGCAGATCGCCCTGTTGCGCCCGTCCACATTGATTGTCGCGGACCAAGTCATCGATGCCGACCTCATTGAGCGATGGCGCGTCGCTCACCCGTTTGGCGACCTTTGTCTGATTCGTAGAGGCACCAGCCTGGATAAAGTACGGCTGGACCTGTGCGAAGCGAACCATATCCGGGTGATCAATACCCCAGGCGTGAACGCGCCGCATGTGGCGGCGTATGTGGCGCACTGGCTGACGCTTTCTAACGATACGATGCCCCTGGATATTTGTGTGCTCGGATACGGAAACGTCGGTAAAGAGCTGGTTAAATTGCTGTTGAAACAAGATTCGGACGCTCGGATCAGGGTTTTGGAACGAAAAAGTCGAATCCTGAACAATAGAGGGAGCGCTCAACTCGATAATAGAGTTTCATTTTTTGATGATTGGCATGAGGCAATGAAGGGGGCCCATGCTGTAGCTATCTGCTTATCGCTGAATGAAGAGTCTGCTCATCGTATTGATCAGACGCTTATACAGTGTCTACACAGTGATGCTCGCTTGATCTGCGTCGCCAAGCCAGATGTGTTCAGTAGTGAGGCTTTGCGCGCGTTGGCGGTAACTGACGATGTCCAGCTTATTCTGGACTATGGCCCTGCGACGCTGGAGGCGTTTCGGATTCGCGCAAAGGAGCTCGACTGCGCCATTGCAACTTGGCGCAGACCGCCGATGCTCACTACACATGCGGCTACAACCGAAAACTGCAATTGCGACTTGGATTACGCGGTCAGTGTTCAATTGAGCTTGACGGCTTTACGTGGGCTTGTAAGGCGTAAGCTTACACAGCCACTGACGATTCCTTCTCAGCCAGCAAATGCCGGTGCGCCGCAGGTATCTATTATCGGGCGAGGTATCAATGGCCTGCTTCAAGCCGTAATGTTGCGTCTGGCAAATTATCGTGTGGTGGTATATGGCGGAAACTCACAGAACGATGGTGCCAGTCATAAGCTCGTGAACATGCGCCATATGTCAGCAACAGAGACCATGGCAAAACCACTGCACAACGACTACTTATTTCCCATAAATCAATATTTGACTGTTGAGTGCAATCGCGCTGGTATCGAGTTGTTTGAGAAGCTACTTGTCGACAATCCGTCATTGGCGCCCTTCACGCGATCAAAGATCGTAAGAGCCTATACCGATAATATCAGCGACGTCGACGCAGCGATTGGCGAGCAACGCGATATTGAAAATAGACCTTGGCCGAGTGGTAAGCCGGGATCTGAACTGAAAGCGCTTACTCAGCAAACATTCAGCGCAGAGTTTGGAGTTCCTGGGGTCGATCAGGCGGTTGAAGTATCGGGGTACGATCTGGAGTTTATCCAGCTGATGGCTGAGATAGAGGTACTTTTGCGGCGTGCCGGGGTACAGTTCAGGTCCCGGCACCTGAGTGCGGTCGAAATTGCCCAGCTCAGTAGAGAGCACATTGTTGTCACTGCCATGGGGATAGAGGAACAAGCAGTGCTCCCAATCATCGGCTGGTTTTTCAAACTGCGCGCGATGGCTAATGAAGGTGCAAGTATACGTGGGCTTAAGTTGCAGTATGAACTGCCCATCGGCGTCATGAATTGCCGCCTGGACGAAGATTGCATTTTGATCTCCGGTGGGCAGGTTCCGCCGGGCTCATCACCGGAATACAAAGAGCAAATACTCGCCGCCTGTCTGGCAGCCGTTTCTAGACACTTTCCGACGTCTTATCGAATGGCTGTTGAGACCGGTGACTTGCACGTTATCGAATGTGCCAGGCCGGGCACCCAGGATGGTTTATCCATCGTGTACTACTGCGCCCACAACCGCATCGCCGCCGGCGGAACCTATGCCGCAGGCACCACACAGGGGTTGCTGTGGGCCGCTCTGGTGCAGGAAATTATCCAGGCCAAAGCGCCTATGGTCTTGGCCATGAACGCCCACTGA
- a CDS encoding MFS transporter, whose protein sequence is MSPLIRLLASFVALMMAMGIGRFALTPQLPHLLNEGQIDLTGAGLIAAANYLGYFVGAVDSMFARSHHHIRGRLYGGLWLCALLTLASYWAHGFWPHLLLRFGTGVASAWALVMITSLSQPLAIAAGRPRAGTLVFAGPGFGIVLTGLLALGSNLLGQSSATLWLVYGGVALVMLLGILPFLPPVNATAAPVVDTSVGGNASITHLCWTYALYGVGYIIPATFLSQMASAQFKGAWQADLFWPCFGLASALGVVAASLRRKDAHTTRRWLMTTLWLQAAGVFACLLGNVWGLALGVLLCGGPFLACMQLVMARLREIAPHGYQRNTGLLTASFAIGQLSGPLLASFSSHLSGGLQPALVMAGAGLLLAGGIVLSSRPTAPACEPARVAPAPRRTAHPANTR, encoded by the coding sequence ATGTCGCCGTTGATTCGCTTACTTGCCAGCTTTGTCGCCTTGATGATGGCCATGGGCATTGGCCGCTTCGCCCTCACCCCGCAGCTGCCGCACTTGCTCAACGAAGGTCAGATCGACCTGACGGGGGCGGGATTGATAGCCGCCGCCAACTACCTGGGCTATTTCGTCGGTGCCGTGGATTCGATGTTCGCCCGCAGCCATCACCACATTCGTGGCCGTCTGTACGGCGGGCTGTGGCTGTGTGCGCTGCTGACCCTGGCCTCGTACTGGGCCCACGGGTTCTGGCCGCACCTGCTGCTGCGATTCGGCACGGGGGTGGCGAGCGCCTGGGCGTTGGTGATGATTACCAGCCTGAGCCAGCCGCTGGCTATTGCCGCCGGCCGGCCGCGCGCGGGGACGCTGGTGTTTGCCGGGCCGGGGTTCGGGATTGTGCTGACCGGCCTGCTGGCGCTGGGCTCCAACCTGCTTGGGCAAAGCAGCGCAACGCTGTGGCTGGTGTATGGCGGCGTGGCGTTGGTGATGCTGCTGGGGATACTACCGTTCCTGCCGCCGGTCAACGCAACGGCCGCCCCGGTGGTCGACACCAGCGTCGGCGGCAACGCCAGCATCACGCATCTGTGCTGGACGTACGCGTTGTACGGCGTGGGCTACATCATCCCGGCGACGTTTCTGTCGCAGATGGCCAGCGCGCAATTCAAGGGCGCCTGGCAGGCAGACCTGTTCTGGCCCTGCTTTGGCCTGGCATCGGCTCTCGGCGTGGTGGCCGCGAGCCTGCGCCGCAAGGATGCGCACACCACACGCCGCTGGCTGATGACGACCCTATGGCTGCAAGCGGCCGGCGTATTCGCCTGCCTGCTGGGCAATGTCTGGGGCCTGGCTTTGGGGGTGCTGTTGTGCGGCGGGCCGTTCCTGGCGTGCATGCAGCTGGTGATGGCGCGCCTGCGAGAGATCGCGCCCCACGGCTACCAGCGCAACACCGGCCTGCTCACCGCCAGCTTCGCCATCGGGCAATTGAGCGGGCCTTTGCTGGCGTCGTTCAGCAGCCATTTGAGCGGCGGCCTGCAGCCGGCGCTGGTGATGGCCGGTGCAGGTCTGTTACTGGCGGGCGGGATCGTACTCAGCTCGCGACCAACGGCGCCGGCATGCGAACCTGCTCGCGTCGCGCCAGCACCAAGAAGAACAGCCCACCCAGCAAACACCCGGTGA
- a CDS encoding PA1414 family protein, translated as MKEKIQTWLHDLGVALGLIEPPLQPVPIRTDDEQRRPRRR; from the coding sequence ATGAAAGAGAAAATTCAAACCTGGCTCCATGACCTCGGCGTCGCGCTGGGCCTGATCGAGCCGCCGCTGCAACCGGTGCCGATTCGTACGGATGATGAACAGCGTCGCCCACGTCGCCGGTAA
- the speB gene encoding agmatinase codes for MDKIFHQPLGGNEMPRFAGIATMMRLPHLQTAQGLDAAFIGVPLDIGTSLRAGTRFGPREIRAESVMIRPYNMATGAAPFDSLSVADIGDVAINTFNLLDAVRIIEEAYHQILEHDVIPLTLGGDHTITLPILRAIHKKYGKVGLVHIDAHADVNDHMFGEKIAHGTTFRRAVEEGLLDCDRVVQIGLRAQGYTAEDFNWSRKQGFRVVQAEECWHHSLAPLMAEVREKVGGGPVYLSFDIDGIDPAWAPGTGTPEIGGLTTIQAIEIIRGCQGLDLVGCDLVEVSPPYDTTGNTSLLGANLLYEMLCVLPGVAHR; via the coding sequence GTGGACAAGATTTTTCACCAACCACTGGGCGGCAACGAAATGCCGCGCTTTGCCGGCATCGCCACCATGATGCGCCTGCCCCACCTGCAAACGGCCCAGGGCCTGGACGCCGCGTTTATCGGCGTGCCCCTGGACATCGGCACTTCACTGCGCGCCGGCACCCGCTTCGGGCCACGCGAGATTCGCGCCGAATCGGTGATGATCCGCCCTTACAATATGGCCACCGGCGCCGCACCGTTCGACTCGCTGTCGGTGGCGGACATCGGCGACGTGGCGATCAACACCTTCAACCTGCTCGACGCGGTGCGCATCATTGAAGAGGCGTATCACCAGATCCTCGAACACGACGTGATCCCCCTGACCCTGGGCGGCGACCACACCATCACCCTGCCGATCCTGCGGGCGATCCACAAGAAATACGGCAAGGTCGGGCTGGTGCACATCGACGCCCACGCCGACGTCAACGACCATATGTTCGGCGAGAAAATCGCCCACGGCACCACGTTCCGCCGCGCCGTGGAAGAGGGCCTGCTCGATTGCGACCGCGTGGTGCAGATCGGCCTGCGTGCTCAGGGCTATACCGCCGAGGACTTCAACTGGAGCCGCAAACAGGGCTTTCGCGTGGTCCAGGCCGAAGAATGCTGGCACCACTCCCTTGCGCCGCTGATGGCCGAAGTGCGGGAAAAAGTCGGCGGTGGCCCGGTCTACCTCAGCTTCGATATCGATGGCATCGACCCGGCCTGGGCGCCCGGCACCGGCACGCCGGAAATCGGCGGCCTGACCACCATCCAGGCGATCGAAATCATCCGCGGCTGCCAGGGGCTTGACCTGGTGGGTTGCGACTTGGTGGAAGTGTCGCCGCCCTACGACACCACCGGCAACACCTCGCTGCTGGGTGCGAATCTGCTGTACGAAATGCTCTGTGTACTGCCCGGCGTGGCGCACCGCTGA
- a CDS encoding NCS1 family nucleobase:cation symporter-1 produces the protein MTEQLPNGYSPRLYNQDLGPLPQKWTWYNIFAFWMSDVHSVGGYVFAASLFALGLASWQVLIALLAGICIVQLIANLVAKPSQQAAVPYPVICRLAFGVFGANIPAVIRGLIAVAWYGIQTYLASSALIIVVLRFFPQMAVYAEPHFAGLSYLGWFGFLSLWVLQAAVFWAGMESIRRFIDWAGPVVYAVMFILAGWIVWKAGWANISFTLAEKSLSGWQAFGQVIVATALVVSYFSGPTLNFGDFSRYCRSMQDVRRGNFWGLPVNFLAFSLVTVVIVSGTLPVFGEMLHDPIATVSRIDNSMAVLLGAFAFVTATIGINIVANFVSPAFDFANVAPSKISWRAGGMIAAVASIFITPWNLFNNPLMIHYTLDILAAFIGPLFGILLVDFYLIKKQRIDVDALFDDSPSGRYYFDGGVNWTAVKALVPATLVGVAITFTPALQGLANFAWFTGCLLGGLFFLVLARREQVRMPAPLVAS, from the coding sequence ATGACCGAGCAATTGCCCAACGGCTACAGCCCACGCCTGTATAACCAGGACCTGGGACCACTGCCGCAGAAGTGGACTTGGTACAACATTTTTGCCTTCTGGATGAGCGACGTACACAGCGTCGGCGGCTACGTGTTCGCCGCCAGCCTGTTCGCGCTGGGGCTGGCCAGTTGGCAGGTGTTGATCGCCTTGCTCGCCGGCATTTGTATCGTGCAGTTGATCGCCAATCTGGTGGCCAAGCCCAGCCAGCAGGCGGCCGTACCTTACCCGGTGATCTGCCGGCTGGCATTCGGGGTGTTCGGTGCGAATATTCCTGCTGTGATTCGCGGCCTGATCGCCGTGGCGTGGTACGGCATTCAGACCTACTTGGCATCGAGTGCCTTGATCATTGTGGTGCTGCGCTTTTTCCCACAGATGGCGGTGTACGCCGAGCCGCATTTTGCGGGTCTTTCCTACTTGGGTTGGTTCGGATTCCTCAGCTTATGGGTACTGCAGGCCGCAGTGTTCTGGGCCGGGATGGAGTCCATCCGTCGTTTTATCGATTGGGCAGGCCCGGTGGTGTACGCCGTGATGTTTATCCTGGCCGGCTGGATCGTGTGGAAGGCCGGCTGGGCGAATATCAGTTTCACCCTGGCGGAGAAATCCCTCTCGGGTTGGCAGGCGTTCGGCCAGGTAATCGTCGCTACGGCTTTGGTGGTGTCGTACTTTTCCGGGCCTACCCTGAATTTCGGCGATTTCAGCCGCTACTGCCGCAGCATGCAGGACGTGCGACGCGGTAATTTCTGGGGCCTGCCGGTGAATTTTCTGGCGTTTTCCCTGGTCACCGTCGTGATCGTTTCAGGCACCTTGCCGGTGTTTGGCGAGATGCTCCACGACCCGATCGCGACCGTCTCGCGGATCGATAACAGCATGGCCGTTCTGCTCGGCGCCTTCGCGTTCGTGACCGCCACCATCGGCATCAACATCGTCGCCAACTTCGTGTCCCCGGCGTTCGACTTCGCCAATGTCGCGCCGAGCAAAATCAGCTGGCGTGCCGGTGGCATGATCGCTGCGGTGGCCTCGATCTTCATCACCCCGTGGAACCTGTTTAACAACCCGCTGATGATCCACTACACCCTGGATATTCTCGCGGCGTTTATCGGGCCGTTGTTCGGCATCCTGCTGGTGGACTTCTACCTGATCAAAAAGCAGCGGATCGACGTGGATGCGCTGTTCGACGACAGCCCGAGCGGGCGTTACTACTTCGACGGCGGCGTGAACTGGACGGCGGTCAAGGCGCTGGTGCCCGCGACGCTGGTGGGCGTCGCGATCACCTTCACCCCGGCATTGCAGGGGCTGGCCAACTTCGCATGGTTCACCGGGTGTTTGCTGGGTGGGCTGTTCTTCTTGGTGCTGGCGCGACGCGAGCAGGTTCGCATGCCGGCGCCGTTGGTCGCGAGCTGA
- the ptrR gene encoding putrescine utilization regulator PtrR, with protein MEFSQLRIFQAVAEEGSITRAAERLHRVPSNLSTRLKQMEEQLGVELFVRERQRLQLSPAGKVLLDYSTRLLALHDEAHGAVQGGQPAGDFVLGSMYSTAAIHLPTLLARYHKAYPMVNLQVQSAPSGELLEGLITGRLDAALVDGPLTIASLDGIPLCEERLVLICEADHPPVRGPQDVAGRSVFTFRRSCAYRTRLESWFAQDRVAMGRAIEIESYQGMLACVIAGSGVALMSESMLASLPGRDSVSVHPLIGQFATATTWLMWRKGMLGANLNAWIDLQQKGKAEVLSDTRAIA; from the coding sequence ATGGAGTTCAGTCAATTGCGCATCTTCCAAGCTGTGGCCGAAGAGGGCTCCATCACCCGCGCGGCCGAGCGCCTGCACCGCGTGCCGTCGAACCTGTCGACTCGCCTCAAGCAGATGGAGGAACAGCTCGGCGTCGAATTGTTCGTGCGCGAACGTCAGCGCTTGCAGCTGTCCCCGGCCGGCAAAGTCTTGCTGGACTACAGCACGCGGCTATTGGCCTTGCATGACGAAGCCCACGGCGCGGTGCAAGGTGGCCAACCGGCCGGGGATTTTGTGCTGGGCAGCATGTACAGCACCGCTGCGATTCACTTGCCGACGTTGCTGGCGCGTTATCACAAGGCTTACCCGATGGTGAACCTGCAGGTCCAGTCGGCGCCCAGCGGCGAATTGCTTGAAGGCCTGATCACCGGACGCCTGGACGCGGCCTTGGTGGACGGCCCGCTGACCATCGCCTCCCTGGACGGGATCCCACTATGTGAGGAGCGCCTGGTGCTGATCTGTGAAGCGGACCACCCCCCGGTACGCGGGCCGCAGGATGTGGCCGGCCGCTCAGTGTTCACCTTCCGCCGCAGCTGCGCCTACCGTACGCGTCTGGAAAGCTGGTTTGCCCAGGATCGCGTAGCCATGGGCCGCGCCATCGAGATTGAGTCATATCAGGGCATGCTCGCCTGTGTCATCGCCGGCTCGGGAGTGGCATTGATGTCCGAATCCATGCTTGCCAGCCTGCCGGGCAGGGACAGCGTGTCCGTTCATCCGCTGATAGGGCAATTTGCCACTGCGACCACCTGGTTAATGTGGCGAAAGGGTATGCTCGGCGCTAACCTCAACGCATGGATCGACCTGCAGCAAAAAGGCAAGGCCGAGGTGCTGTCGGACACGCGCGCGATTGCTTGA
- a CDS encoding sodium:solute symporter, giving the protein MALDLFVVLIYAAGMLVLGYYGMRRAKTHEDYLVAGRNLGPSLYMGTMAATVLGGASTVGTVRLGYVHGISGFWLCAALGMGIIALNLFLAKPLLKLKIFTVTQVLEKRYNPMARQASAVIMLAYALMIGVTSILAIGTVLQVLFGLPFWVSVLLGGGVVVVYSTIGGMWSLTLTDIVQFVIKTVGLMFILLPICLYRVGGWDELVAKLPASSFSFTAIGWDTIITYFMIYFFGILIGQDIWQRVFTARDEKVAQYAGTFAGFYCVLYGLACALIGMAAHVLIPDLDNVNNAFAAIVKLSLPDGIRGLVIAAALAAMMSTASAGLLAASTVLTEDLLPRLRGGKQSSLSINRLFTLLTGTAVLGIALVVNDVISALTLAYNLLVGGMLIPLMGAIFWKRATTSGAIASMTLGFVTALVFMFKDGLDANTPIYYSLAVGLVSFVAVSLLSRKPQGVAARAV; this is encoded by the coding sequence ATGGCTTTGGATTTATTCGTCGTACTCATCTACGCCGCCGGCATGCTCGTGCTCGGCTATTACGGCATGCGTCGCGCCAAGACCCACGAAGACTACCTGGTGGCCGGCCGCAACCTGGGCCCGTCGCTGTACATGGGCACCATGGCCGCCACGGTGCTGGGCGGCGCGTCCACCGTCGGCACGGTGCGCCTGGGCTATGTGCATGGAATCTCCGGCTTTTGGCTGTGCGCTGCGCTGGGCATGGGGATCATCGCGCTGAACCTGTTCCTGGCCAAGCCGCTGCTCAAGCTGAAGATCTTCACCGTGACCCAGGTGCTGGAAAAACGCTACAACCCCATGGCACGCCAGGCCAGCGCGGTGATCATGCTGGCGTATGCGCTGATGATCGGCGTGACGTCGATCCTGGCCATCGGCACCGTGCTGCAAGTGCTGTTCGGCCTGCCGTTCTGGGTCTCGGTGCTGCTGGGCGGTGGCGTCGTGGTGGTGTATTCGACCATCGGCGGCATGTGGTCGCTGACCCTCACCGACATCGTGCAGTTCGTGATCAAGACCGTCGGCCTGATGTTTATTCTGCTGCCGATCTGCCTGTATCGCGTCGGTGGCTGGGACGAACTGGTGGCCAAGCTGCCGGCGTCGAGTTTCAGCTTCACCGCGATAGGCTGGGACACGATCATTACCTACTTCATGATCTACTTTTTCGGCATCCTGATTGGCCAGGACATCTGGCAACGCGTCTTCACCGCCCGCGATGAAAAGGTCGCGCAGTACGCCGGGACCTTCGCCGGCTTCTATTGCGTGCTCTACGGGCTGGCCTGTGCGCTGATCGGCATGGCGGCCCATGTGCTGATCCCGGACCTGGACAACGTCAACAACGCCTTCGCCGCCATTGTGAAACTGTCGCTGCCGGACGGCATTCGCGGCCTGGTGATCGCTGCGGCCCTGGCGGCCATGATGTCCACCGCCAGCGCCGGCCTGCTGGCAGCGTCCACGGTATTGACCGAAGACCTGCTGCCCCGACTGCGTGGCGGTAAACAATCGAGCCTGAGCATCAACCGTCTGTTCACCCTACTGACCGGCACCGCAGTGCTGGGCATTGCGCTGGTGGTCAATGACGTCATCAGCGCCCTGACCCTGGCCTACAACCTGCTGGTGGGCGGTATGCTGATCCCGTTGATGGGGGCGATCTTCTGGAAGCGCGCCACCACGTCCGGTGCCATTGCTTCCATGACCCTGGGCTTTGTGACGGCGCTGGTGTTCATGTTCAAGGACGGGCTGGATGCAAACACGCCGATCTACTACAGCCTGGCAGTGGGCTTGGTGAGTTTCGTGGCGGTGAGCCTGCTGTCGCGCAAACCACAAGGTGTGGCTGCGCGCGCGGTGTGA
- a CDS encoding purine-cytosine permease family protein has translation MNNKNNQKSIRTIETNGVEQIPDHERTASPKDLFRLIFGGANTFATAVLGSFPVLFGLSFQAGVWAIVLGVLVGALILAPMGLFGPINGTNNAVSSGAHFGVHGRIVGSFLSLLTAIAFFSLSVWSSGDALVGGAKRLIGLPETDLTLGLAYGLFALLVLTVCIYGFRFMLWVNRIAVWAASLLFLLGIFAFAPAFDSHFAGSVALGQSGFWAAFIGAALVAMSNPISFGAFLGDWSRYIPRQTPKLRIMLAVIAAQIATLIPFLFGLATATIVAVKAPDYIAANNYVGGLLAVAPTWFFLPVCLIAVIGGMSTGTTSLYGTGLDMSSVFPRLLSRVKATLLIGVMSIAFIFIGRFAANLVQSVSTFAVLIITCTTPWMVMMIIGLIVRRGFYCPDDLQVFTRGETGGRYWFSHGWNWRGLGAWIPSALVGLCFVNLPGQFVGPLGNLADGIDISLPVTLGLASVVYLTLLRMFPEPASVYGPTKSARALATTRAQTA, from the coding sequence ATGAATAATAAAAACAACCAAAAAAGTATTCGCACCATAGAAACCAACGGGGTCGAACAGATCCCGGACCACGAGCGTACCGCCAGCCCCAAGGATCTGTTCCGACTGATCTTCGGCGGTGCCAATACCTTTGCCACCGCCGTGCTGGGCTCCTTCCCGGTACTGTTCGGCCTGTCGTTCCAGGCCGGCGTGTGGGCGATTGTGCTCGGCGTGCTGGTGGGCGCGCTGATCCTGGCGCCCATGGGCCTGTTCGGGCCGATCAATGGCACCAACAACGCCGTATCGTCCGGCGCGCATTTTGGCGTGCATGGGCGCATTGTCGGCTCGTTTCTCTCGCTGCTGACGGCGATTGCCTTCTTCTCCTTGTCGGTGTGGAGTTCGGGTGACGCACTCGTAGGCGGCGCGAAACGTCTGATCGGCCTGCCGGAAACCGACCTGACACTGGGCCTGGCCTACGGCCTGTTCGCCTTGCTGGTGCTGACGGTGTGCATCTACGGCTTTCGCTTCATGCTGTGGGTCAACCGCATCGCCGTGTGGGCCGCGAGCCTGCTGTTCCTGCTGGGCATCTTCGCCTTCGCACCGGCCTTCGACAGCCACTTCGCCGGCAGCGTGGCCCTCGGCCAGAGCGGTTTCTGGGCGGCCTTTATCGGCGCCGCGCTGGTGGCCATGAGCAACCCGATTTCCTTCGGTGCGTTCCTGGGCGACTGGTCGCGCTACATTCCGCGCCAGACGCCGAAACTGCGCATCATGCTGGCGGTGATTGCGGCGCAGATCGCCACGCTGATCCCGTTCCTGTTCGGGCTGGCCACCGCGACCATCGTGGCAGTCAAGGCACCGGACTACATCGCGGCCAACAACTATGTCGGCGGTCTGCTGGCGGTGGCGCCGACGTGGTTCTTCCTGCCGGTGTGCCTGATCGCAGTGATCGGCGGCATGTCCACCGGCACCACCTCGCTGTATGGCACCGGGTTGGATATGTCCAGTGTGTTCCCGCGTTTGCTCTCTCGGGTCAAGGCGACGTTGCTGATTGGGGTGATGTCGATTGCCTTCATCTTTATCGGACGTTTCGCCGCCAATCTGGTGCAGAGCGTGTCGACCTTCGCCGTGCTGATCATCACCTGCACCACGCCGTGGATGGTGATGATGATCATCGGCCTGATCGTGCGCCGCGGCTTCTACTGCCCGGATGACCTGCAGGTGTTCACCCGTGGCGAGACCGGCGGGCGCTATTGGTTCAGCCATGGCTGGAACTGGCGCGGACTGGGGGCATGGATCCCGAGCGCGCTGGTGGGCCTGTGCTTCGTCAACCTGCCGGGGCAGTTCGTCGGCCCGCTGGGCAATCTGGCCGATGGCATCGACATCAGCCTGCCGGTGACCCTGGGGCTGGCCTCGGTGGTGTACCTGACGCTACTGCGAATGTTCCCGGAGCCGGCCTCGGTTTATGGACCGACCAAGTCGGCCAGGGCTTTGGCCACAACCCGCGCGCAAACCGCCTGA